In the genome of Bacillus sp. S3, one region contains:
- a CDS encoding PaaI family thioesterase produces MVENGLNAIQDEYPDDYAWCYGCGRLNEAGHHFRTRWEGEHTVTIYSPEPEHLALPGFVYGGLVASLIDCHGTGSAALTLHRKNGHEPGEGAEPPRFVTASLHVDFLKPTPHGVPIKAVGTVHEIHSKKFKVETEVFADGQLCARGEVVAVVMPSSFLKQE; encoded by the coding sequence CTGACGATTATGCCTGGTGTTACGGCTGTGGAAGATTAAATGAAGCCGGTCATCATTTCCGCACAAGATGGGAAGGGGAGCATACGGTGACGATTTATTCGCCTGAGCCTGAGCACTTGGCATTGCCGGGCTTTGTCTACGGCGGGCTTGTCGCCTCATTAATTGATTGTCATGGGACAGGTTCCGCGGCGCTCACACTGCATCGGAAAAATGGACATGAACCAGGTGAAGGGGCAGAACCTCCTCGGTTTGTGACAGCTTCATTACATGTAGACTTTTTGAAGCCAACCCCGCATGGTGTGCCAATAAAAGCAGTTGGAACCGTACATGAAATTCATTCGAAGAAATTTAAAGTGGAAACAGAAGTGTTTGCTGACGGCCAACTCTGTGCACGGGGAGAAGTGGTCGCTGTAGTCATGCCAAGTTCATTTTTAAAACAGGAATAA
- a CDS encoding TetR/AcrR family transcriptional regulator, whose amino-acid sequence MYNRKQHVIKMAHRLFVEKGFLATSIQDILDYSGISKGTFYNYFSSKNELLIGIYKSIYRKLEQDRNDLLVGKDTKDIEIFIKQLEMQMITNRKNKLITIYEEVMASNDADLKQFIQESRLNALRWLYHRFIDIFGEDKKPYLLDCAIMFQGILQHNVQFNRRAHKSGENISHVVRYSVSRLVKMVEEVSDSEDQLLKPELLEDWLPSCPNKSGHEFKNQLLQLSGTIRKTISKNVLAENEQEKYIEMVEFIQDELLHTNNPRKFLIESILSSMNKYSFWKKELIQLEQLVEGFFTQLDEFEKNPNL is encoded by the coding sequence ATGTACAATCGGAAACAGCATGTCATTAAAATGGCCCATCGGTTATTTGTCGAAAAAGGATTCCTGGCTACGTCTATTCAAGACATTTTAGATTACAGCGGAATATCGAAAGGGACTTTTTATAATTATTTTTCATCAAAAAATGAGTTATTAATTGGCATTTATAAATCAATTTATCGGAAGCTGGAACAGGATCGGAACGATTTATTAGTTGGTAAGGACACTAAAGATATTGAAATTTTTATTAAACAATTGGAAATGCAAATGATAACAAATAGAAAAAATAAACTCATAACCATTTATGAAGAAGTGATGGCTTCAAATGATGCTGATCTTAAGCAATTTATTCAAGAAAGCCGATTAAATGCGCTTCGTTGGCTTTATCACAGGTTCATTGACATTTTCGGAGAAGATAAGAAGCCCTACTTATTAGATTGTGCCATCATGTTCCAGGGCATATTGCAGCATAATGTTCAATTTAATCGCAGAGCACATAAATCCGGTGAAAATATCAGCCATGTGGTTCGTTACAGTGTAAGTCGTTTGGTAAAAATGGTGGAAGAGGTATCTGATTCCGAGGATCAATTGCTTAAGCCGGAGTTATTAGAAGATTGGCTTCCTAGCTGTCCGAATAAAAGTGGTCACGAGTTTAAAAATCAGCTTCTTCAATTATCAGGTACTATACGAAAAACAATTTCAAAAAATGTACTTGCTGAAAACGAACAGGAAAAATATATTGAAATGGTAGAATTTATTCAGGATGAATTACTGCACACAAATAACCCGCGAAAATTTTTAATTGAAAGCATTCTTTCTTCTATGAATAAATATTCTTTTTGGAAAAAAGAACTTATACAGCTTGAACAGTTAGTGGAAGGATTCTTTACACAATTGGATGAATTTGAAAAAAACCCTAATCTGTAG